GCCCGGTCACGCGGTCGCCAGACAAAACAAAATTTACAGGGGGAAAAAAGGTTAAAAAACATATACGTGTGCACGGGAGAGTTGGTGCGTTCATGCGTGTCGTAGGGCAACTACTGAGTAGGTGGGTGGTTAATGTGTATGTACGTCTGTGTATTTATGTGTGAGTGTGTATGTGTGCGAAGGGGAAGGCACAAGTATAACGTAAATGTCGAAAAGGAAACAGCCAAGAAAGTTACCTAGGTAAATGTCGCCGAAGGAGCCGCTCCCGATTTTCCGTCCGAGCCGGTACTTATTACCAACGCGTAGCTCCATCCTCCAAGTTCGCGGGTCTCGCAAAGAAAAGTAGCACGAAGCAAGAAAAGACGACTTTTAGGCAGCCGACTCGAGGAGCGCTCAAGAGGCTCCGTTGGTGGTGCGGTTTAAACGAGACCTGGCCGCCGTGTTACAAACTGGACGAGGCCTCCATCTTTGATCGCGTCGCCGTTCGCGGACCTACGGGCATTTCTTCTTCTTTCTCTCCTCGAAGTAatagctgctgctgctgctgcctcTTCTTCTCGCTGCGATGGCGGCCGCGCTGCTGATGGCGCTGCTGTCGtagttgctgttgttgttgacGGCGCTGCTGCCGTTGCTGCCAGACAGAGTTCACCAAACAGAGACCACCGACGAGGAGACTGTCGTACCCGAAAGGCTTGTTGCCCCCCACGTGGGGCGGCTGATCGTTCGTCCCTGTAGTTCGCGAGTTTAGTAAGCCCGAGAACGCGTCGCGACCAACTACACCACTGGATCTTGCGAAGTACGTCGATCCGGACAGAGCAGCGCCAAGTACCCGCCAATGGGAGCTCGAACCGCGTAAGGGCATCTGCCCTTTCGCTACGTAGATCCGCGCCGGAGACCGAATGGCAGACAGACCAGTTATGGCCGTCCACGAACCACACTGATTCCAAGGTTCACACCCTCTTGCTTCCTTTTACGCGCGAACGTAACGCGTCTTTTTTTACCAATACTTGATCGAGGAAACAACAACCGACCGTTCGCGCGAATTTATCACGGCACTGTATCACTTTCGCTCACTTTCTACAACGCTGTTACTGGACAAGTTCTGTTTCCAGTGTCGCACGCTCACTTACTCCCgaccgcgaccaccgcgacgaaACACGACGAACGACGAAGACGTACGAACATGCACCGAGTACATTTCGACACGCCTGAAAAACTTACGCGTCATCTGGCGAACACTGGTTGAATAGTGCTCGATAGCAGACATGCTTTCCGTGGAACGTTGTTCGAAATATGCAATTGTTTCGGATAACGTGTTGCTCGATTTTCGCGGCTTTAAAACACAATTATGTTACCTTCTTATCGAGAAATAGTTTTACAACTGACAGTCGTGTGTCAGAGACGATAAAATAATGTAACGACCGATCGATAGTTGGACACGATATTTCAATAGGACGGTGTATAATTCTCGTTGTTCTAgtcttcgtttctttttcatttcctgccgctacgtaatccaatcaacCGTTATATTTTCATAAACGCTTTCaatggaaaaataataaaatatggtTATTTGATATTAGTATTGTCCGGAGTAAATTGATAGTGATAAATGAACATTCCGTGTAGGTACTGACTAATCTCGTATCGAACCGGAAATGCTATCGAGCATTAAAAAgcattaaaatttcaaatttaatcgGATCTGGTTCATTCAAATAGGCTGATAATTCTCTGTTGTTGgtaatacaaataaaatactATTCCATTCCAATTACAATGAATCAGACTTGAAAGTAAGATATACAGTTACTATTACAAGGTACTATTTGAAAGGTGCACTTTACCTAGCTTTAAAAGGAAAAAGGAAAGTTTATAAGATCCACATACTGTTACAACAGATTACCGCTTGCAAAAGTTACGCAATAACGTTTTCTTACAATAGAATAcatctttaatattttttatttcgtatttATTACTTTATCATAAATAAAGtttaaatattatacgaaataaatcaaaataaatatataatttctaTTCGCGAAACAAAACATTATTCATTCATCGTTTATGTAACTATCACGGTAATTGGTGTTAGACAAAGTAACGAATAGGAAAttttcgggggggggggggggggggcactgTTTGGACAGTTCACTGTGTACAATGTGTAATATTTTATCAAGGTAAAAAAccaataaattttacaatagCAGAAGCACGTTTGTTTTTCAtacattcgtatcttacttagcGCGATGATTTCATCTTGCTAATATAGTTTACAATCATAATAAAATCAACATACAGGGTGCTCCAGAAGCATGGTACACGTAACCAGGGCATGCAATTGAATTGCAATTATACGCGAGTGAAtttgattaaaatataaatttatccgAATTATTGTCCATCGGAAAAAGTCTAAATTTATAAAAGAGATTATTGCGTTTTCGTTGAAACAGGAGTGTGCGTGCTCAACCTttggaacaccttgtataacatTTATTCGAAATTTACCACGTATACGAGACATACTTTTCGTGAAACGGTTGATCAAAAGGAATAAGACTTTACGAAATCAGAGGAAGATAAAAGTCTATCTACAAAGGCCTCGCGTTAATCGTATTCGCTAACAAATAAAATCGACACTTGTCTTAACGCGTGCATAGTCTcgagaaacagacaataaacggCGGAGAAACTTTGTTCGGATTTATGTATGAATGGTATTGATTAAATGCAAAAGAAACGGATATGTCTCTTCCGTACGTCAGtctgtcgttttcaatgcaagtactttacgatatttttattcgtacgTTGTTCTCGTAAAAAAATCGTTAACACTGTATTTATAGAAACCTGAATCCGAATACGAAATTACCCCGAGGATTGGAGTTGCGTGTTCGGTCAAGAACATCGGTGAGATCCAAAAAGAGCGGTGTTTTAAAATACGATCCGTACTCTTGCAATACAAAATCAAACTACGTAGTACATCGCTAATAACGATACGAGTAGTAAGATTcgtgaaattttacgatttaACCGCGTAAAAAGTAATATGTAGCAATTGTCCTCCACCAAAAATAACTCAGCAGCGGTAGCATCTTTATCTAAAAGATCGAACATACGTGTGGTGCTAAAACAGTTACTTTCTTCCCCATGTCCTGGATTAATTCCATTCGACGACGTTTCGATGCTTTTCGATAGAGAAAATCTCCTTGTACCATGATCGTTTGTAGACAAAGAAAAGAGGAAAACTTAACGATTAACCAAcgtcaataaaaaatatatttttaacggCTCTCTCCGCTACGTCATGGCCATCGATAATCGCGTCATAAGTTTCCCTCGCTTAATCTCTGTAAATTTCCTTACAACGTAATACTACTTAAGTAGCTATCTCTCTATTCGTTAGGCGTATCGATTTTTACACATTTTTCTTCGTCCTCTTCCGCGACACGCCCATAACATTCGAAATACTATAGATGGTTTAAGTCGCCTCTTTGTTACTTTTATTATTTAGAAATACAAAGTACCACAACGCAGACGTTGCGTTACAATATGGCTGTCATGCTCACGAACTGTGATGTATCTTGTGGTTTTCTGTACATACAACTAAAAAATTTTCACTTATCCCAATTTCACGTTACAAATTACGGACTTTTAAAAATGTTAGCTATTCTTTAaacgacatatcctcgaaaactGTCTTAAAATTGTATACGCGCAGGGAATTTATCGCCGAATAAAACAACACGATacatttcacaaaattttcgataaatatttctcgCATTTGTCTGCAAATAAAATGTATCCCGTTAAAATTACGTAGGCCTAGTTCTATTAAACCgtcgaatatgtataaattttaaaaatcttgTGGTCGAGTGAAAAATGCAGTGACAATGTttgataaaaagaataaaatacgTCTAAAGACGATTTTGGCAGTTGGGTATAACTCAAGCGATCGTCCTTTACAATACTTGAAAGTTTGCTCGCTCCCTTATCGTTTATATGGCTAACGCTAATGCCGCGTACAAATCTAGATTTTGTAAAGAATCTACGATATATAAATTCTACCTATCGCCGCTGTGTACACGTGAGTCCATTAAGTAAAAACAGCTAATTATTCGTGTCTCTGATTATTCAGAGCGATAAAATTGGTGTGATCGGGGCACGGGGTACGATTTGGAATATTCCTAAGAACCAACTTCCTCAGGCCTGGCCAACGGGGCTTTAGATTTTTCGGTGGTCACTGTAGTTGTTGTCACTTCGAGGTTTGCCAAGTCGGCTGTACTAATCTGCAATATGCAAATACCTAATGAGCGCATAACTTATTTTGTTTCAACATTTTGCGACAACTACCGAATACATTGGGTTAGAAAATAAGCCTTGCTACGTATACGCGAAAGGAAATTGTTAATAGattgcgaaaaaaaaaaaataatataccgTAAGATATCCATTGCCTGTGAAAAATTTCATTTCTCAATGAACCAAAACTACACGCGAATCGCGTTGATTAGTGTGTTAATAGCGTACAAATATGCCAAGCGTTAGtcatatgtttaaatatcgaggTAAGGTCCGACACCAGTTATTTGCAATACGTTCAGTGCCGTTTGCTGACCTCGACGTTTGGGGGTAGAGTGATGGTAGCGTGTGTCGTTGTTGTCTCAGTACCGCTGCGTATCTCTCTCTCTACAGTAGTGCCTGCGCAATAATAAATAGCACAAAACAAAACAGTAACAAAAGAAATACAAATAATAACAGAGGGGAACGGGAGAAGAAAAATTACAAAGCGATGAAAAGACGAACACAAAATATTAAGCGGGTCGATGAATCGTATTCCATCGTTAAAATATTGCgaggatactttgattatttacAATCTTGAAAAACTGTAACGATAGTTGACCtagaaaatatttcattaaaaataacgtTTAAAAATCGATACAcatatgaaaataattaaatttgttattataaaaaatCATCGAATCAATATAACGACAATAAATAacctttttaatttataattagcaCAAACGTTGAATTGGCAATGATTTCACTCACTGTTCATTTGTTGGGTTTCGTTCGTCTGACTCGTCTCAACCTCTCCGTTAGCGGTCGTATTGTTGGTCGTTTGAGAGACAACGGTCGTGGTTTTCACAACCagggactgattctgtgtggaaaTTTCCGAGGTTCGCGAGGTCACTTCCATCTTAAGTCCTGCAAGACGATTGTGAAGTTCTTCGGAAGACGTTGCGTTTCTGAAAAGTGAACTGTTACTGCCAAGAAGATGGCCAGTACACGGATACACATCGATTAGCGGATCAAAATAAAAACTTGTTACAATGCCAGTGTCGGTGTACGAGAGTTAATTTACTTTCTCTACGAATTATTAATCTCACGTTTCGTAAAATTAATCGTGAACACGTAAGCAACACGAAgagaaaataaaacgataagaAGCCAGGCACGGCGATAGCATCTTCACTTACAGTAAATGGTCCTTCACACTATCAATCGTGATATCTCCGATAGAACATATGTCTTGGCGATCATCTTCTCCGTTTACGTCGTTGGTGCTCGCAGCTGGTCGTAGGGAAGGTTCTTTCGGAGACTCTTCGCCACTGGCTAAAAGACACGTATTCGAGAATCGGTACTAAAGGGTCGTGTTAACACACAGCGTTCTCCAATGTTGTTAATTGGCATAAATTACAATTTAGCGGCTAGCTTTGATTAATGAATCACAGATGGTCGTAGCAAAGCAACATTTATAAAGTATATGTATACACGGGTTACAAAATATGCCAAGCGCTTACGCATATTTTAGTAGTAGCACGTTTAAACATCCTCCTATGATGATTTTTAACCGAACGATTGTTCAATACGTATTAAATATAACTTTTTAAAAATGTCATCGCTACGAAGACGCAATATACTCACTAGAACCCACTACACCGTTTTCCGTGATCATCCTCTGTACAGGAGTTGCCGTTTGATTCCCTTGCGTTTCCGCTTCCGTTTCAGCCGTACCCTCGACGACACCTTTTTCTTGGACTTGTTCGTTGTTGACAGTCTCAGGATACGATCTAGCGTTCGGTGGTAAATTCAGCGCGCAATGCGCTTTCGTTACCTTACTGGCTGACAAGGAAATTCGCTGGAGTTCTGAACTCGAGTGTAGATACAGAGCTTCGCCGGCTTTCGTGAACGTTAACGAAGATATACCACTGaaaggaaaataaaataaagggaatggcaaataaattttataaagccGACGAAAGCATCGAATCCGATTAAATAGAAATACTCACTTAATGTCTTCCCTCTTAATGGCAGCGGCATTGAGCTGCCGTCTCAATTCCGGAATACTAAGCACTAAACAATCCCCCAGATTGGTCAAACATAGCAAACAAGTTTCCTCGTGCGTACCCGCGGGTTCAATAGGACACGTGAATTTCGCGAAACCTGTTTTTCGTACACGAGAACCTTCGTGCGCGGTAAGTTTGTATTTACAATATGGTTTCAACGACGGAAGATTGAAGATTTTAAATTGTTCCTCGCTGGCGATCACGACTCTATGAGGGGACGCCATGTCGGGACCAGGACTCACGCCTTTTTCGGCCTCGAATGGTTCCGGCAACGGTACACTGGATCCGTCAAGAATCGTTATCGCGATTACGGGCGCTCTGTGTTTCAATTGAATCTCTTTTCCTAATGTACAATTTACGTCCTCTTCCGTCCTTCTAACTCCCGCTGGTATTGCTAACGTGAAAACATAGACTGTACCATTATTGGTGCCTGCCCACAGAGTAGGCGTGGTGTTTTGCACTGTAACAAAAGAAAATATCAGAACTTGTCTCTTAGAATTCGTAGATCCTACCGAAACGGATACTTACTGCTGATGATATAACTCCTAGCAAAATATAAACATCGGACCATCGAGCCAAGAGCATCGTCTACGGGTCTTGCTTCCACTTGCCTTTCCACAGGTTTTAATTCTACCGGCGAAAGATCGCCGCTCGGGGACGAGGCTACGCTGGTACTAttcaatttaataattattatcgtCGCGCGTTCATTTACCCGAAACACGAATAAAGCAAACTTTGGAAAATACTCAcggttctttctttttctccggTACCGTGTTTCGCGTTGGACTGCTGGCATTTGTCCGACGCTGCGACCTTCCTTTTCTTAATCTTCTGAAAGATTCCCTCAATGATTTCTTAAATGATTTTCTTCTAGAAATAGGCGTATCACCCGATCCGGAAAGATCTGTAGCACATAATAATGCATTCAATGAAATTTGGTCTCTTTACGAAGACACGTGAAAAATGTTCAAGTACCGTTTGGATTGAGAGTGCACTTTACACTGACAGCCTTTGCCCTTGTATAATCGAAAACTGCTAAACCATGAGCGGTGCCAGCAGCGAGTAATCCCCATTCGCTGTGTATAGCAAGGGCGGTGACCGCAGCTGGTGGATATAATTGAAGAAGACTCTGCGGTTGAAAGCCGACTGCGAAAGATATGTTGGTCGTTCTCGCGGGCAGATGATCGTGACCTTTCCAAACGAATCCG
The sequence above is a segment of the Colletes latitarsis isolate SP2378_abdomen chromosome 6, iyColLati1, whole genome shotgun sequence genome. Coding sequences within it:
- the L(2)gl gene encoding LLGL domain-containing protein l(2)gl isoform X8; protein product: MLKFIRGKGQQPTAERQKLQKDLFAFRKTVQHGFPNKPTALAWDPSLRLMIIGTASGAIKVFGRPGVEFYGQHTIESGENAVTKIVALPNEGRVVSLCDDNSLHLWEINESSVVETKALSLEGKLKKISAMCLESSGEHLLLGTEGGNIYLLNLKTFVMPDTIIYQEVVMQNVPDDYKKNPGAVEAIAEQPGHPDNILIGYNRGLMVLWNKATPGAQQTFVSTQQLESVHWVSENRFISSHNDGSYAFWSPGSDSMLESTTLYGPFPCKAVTKILVYPTAEHGELFLFSGGMQRANYGDRHTITVMTKKKHVVFDFTSKVIDFFTVFPKQEDGKDTFDSPEAIVVLAEEEVVAIDLTNPEWKMMALPYLVSLHASAVTCSQHVPNVPEELWDIIVAAGKAQTEHLYSDKPWPIDGGIIISQKSANDKPKGKELLLTGHEDGTVRFWNASDVALTPLYKYNSSILFTGEHLDVLEQPPEDDEEEWPPFRKVGTFDPYSDDPRLAVKKVLLCPLSSTLVVAGTAGHVITATVSSEPVNKEIKAVTMNIVNDRDGFVWKGHDHLPARTTNISFAVGFQPQSLLQLYPPAAVTALAIHSEWGLLAAGTAHGLAVFDYTRAKAVSVKCTLNPNDLSGSGDTPISRRKSFKKSLRESFRRLRKGRSQRRTNASSPTRNTVPEKKKEPTSVASSPSGDLSPVELKPVERQVEARPVDDALGSMVRCLYFARSYIISMQNTTPTLWAGTNNGTVYVFTLAIPAGVRRTEEDVNCTLGKEIQLKHRAPVIAITILDGSSVPLPEPFEAEKGVSPGPDMASPHRVVIASEEQFKIFNLPSLKPYCKYKLTAHEGSRVRKTGFAKFTCPIEPAGTHEETCLLCLTNLGDCLVLSIPELRRQLNAAAIKREDINGISSLTFTKAGEALYLHSSSELQRISLSASKVTKAHCALNLPPNARSYPETVNNEQVQEKGVVEGTAETEAETQGNQTATPVQRMITENGVVGSTSGEESPKEPSLRPAASTNDVNGEDDRQDICSIGDITIDSVKDHLLNATSSEELHNRLAGLKMEVTSRTSEISTQNQSLVVKTTTVVSQTTNNTTANGEVETSQTNETQQMNSTTVEREIRSGTETTTTHATITLPPNVEISTADLANLEVTTTTVTTEKSKAPLARPEEVGS
- the L(2)gl gene encoding LLGL domain-containing protein l(2)gl isoform X3; the protein is MLKFIRGKGQQPTAERQKLQKDLFAFRKTVQHGFPNKPTALAWDPSLRLMIIGTASGAIKVFGRPGVEFYGQHTIESGENAVTKIVALPNEGRVVSLCDDNSLHLWEINESSVVETKALSLEGKLKKISAMCLESSGEHLLLGTEGGNIYLLNLKTFVMPDTIIYQEVVMQNVPDDYKKNPGAVEAIAEQPGHPDNILIGYNRGLMVLWNKATPGAQQTFVSTQQLESVHWVSENRFISSHNDGSYAFWSPGSDSMLESTTLYGPFPCKAVTKILVYPTAEHGELFLFSGGMQRANYGDRHTITVMTKKKHVVFDFTSKVIDFFTVFPKQEDGKDTFDSPEAIVVLAEEEVVAIDLTNPEWKMMALPYLVSLHASAVTCSQHVPNVPEELWDIIVAAGKAQTEHLYSDKPWPIDGGIIISQKSANDKPKGKELLLTGHEDGTVRFWNASDVALTPLYKYNSSILFTGEHLDVLEQPPEDDEEEWPPFRKVGTFDPYSDDPRLAVKKVLLCPLSSTLVVAGTAGHVITATVSSEPVNKEIKAVTMNIVNDRDGFVWKGHDHLPARTTNISFAVGFQPQSLLQLYPPAAVTALAIHSEWGLLAAGTAHGLAVFDYTRAKAVSVKCTLNPNDLSGSGDTPISRRKSFKKSLRESFRRLRKGRSQRRTNASSPTRNTVPEKKKEPTSVASSPSGDLSPVELKPVERQVEARPVDDALGSMVRCLYFARSYIISMQNTTPTLWAGTNNGTVYVFTLAIPAGVRRTEEDVNCTLGKEIQLKHRAPVIAITILDGSSVPLPEPFEAEKGVSPGPDMASPHRVVIASEEQFKIFNLPSLKPYCKYKLTAHEGSRVRKTGFAKFTCPIEPAGTHEETCLLCLTNLGDCLVLSIPELRRQLNAAAIKREDINGISSLTFTKAGEALYLHSSSELQRISLSASKVTKAHCALNLPPNARSYPETVNNEQVQEKGVVEGTAETEAETQGNQTATPVQRMITENGVVGSTSGEESPKEPSLRPAASTNDVNGEDDRQDICSIGDITIDSVKDHLLNSSLFRNATSSEELHNRLAGLKMEVTSRTSEISTQNQSLVVKTTTVVSQTTNNTTANGEVETSQTNETQQMNSTTVEREIRSGTETTTTHATITLPPNVEISTADLANLEVTTTTVTTEKSKAPLARPEEVGS
- the L(2)gl gene encoding LLGL domain-containing protein l(2)gl isoform X2, whose product is MLKFIRGKGQQPTAERQKLQKDLFAFRKTVQHGFPNKPTALAWDPSLRLMIIGTASGAIKVFGRPGVEFYGQHTIESGENAVTKIVALPNEGRVVSLCDDNSLHLWEINESSVVETKALSLEGKLKKISAMCLESSGEHLLLGTEGGNIYLLNLKTFVMPDTIIYQEVVMQNVPDDYKKNPGAVEAIAEQPGHPDNILIGYNRGLMVLWNKATPGAQQLMGLFSRAQTFVSTQQLESVHWVSENRFISSHNDGSYAFWSPGSDSMLESTTLYGPFPCKAVTKILVYPTAEHGELFLFSGGMQRANYGDRHTITVMTKKKHVVFDFTSKVIDFFTVFPKQEDGKDTFDSPEAIVVLAEEEVVAIDLTNPEWKMMALPYLVSLHASAVTCSQHVPNVPEELWDIIVAAGKAQTEHLYSDKPWPIDGGIIISQKSANDKPKGKELLLTGHEDGTVRFWNASDVALTPLYKYNSSILFTGEHLDVLEQPPEDDEEEWPPFRKVGTFDPYSDDPRLAVKKVLLCPLSSTLVVAGTAGHVITATVSSEPVNKEIKAVTMNIVNDRDGFVWKGHDHLPARTTNISFAVGFQPQSLLQLYPPAAVTALAIHSEWGLLAAGTAHGLAVFDYTRAKAVSVKCTLNPNDLSGSGDTPISRRKSFKKSLRESFRRLRKGRSQRRTNASSPTRNTVPEKKKEPTSVASSPSGDLSPVELKPVERQVEARPVDDALGSMVRCLYFARSYIISMQNTTPTLWAGTNNGTVYVFTLAIPAGVRRTEEDVNCTLGKEIQLKHRAPVIAITILDGSSVPLPEPFEAEKGVSPGPDMASPHRVVIASEEQFKIFNLPSLKPYCKYKLTAHEGSRVRKTGFAKFTCPIEPAGTHEETCLLCLTNLGDCLVLSIPELRRQLNAAAIKREDINGISSLTFTKAGEALYLHSSSELQRISLSASKVTKAHCALNLPPNARSYPETVNNEQVQEKGVVEGTAETEAETQGNQTATPVQRMITENGVVGSTSGEESPKEPSLRPAASTNDVNGEDDRQDICSIGDITIDSVKDHLLNATSSEELHNRLAGLKMEVTSRTSEISTQNQSLVVKTTTVVSQTTNNTTANGEVETSQTNETQQMNSTTVEREIRSGTETTTTHATITLPPNVEISTADLANLEVTTTTVTTEKSKAPLARPEEVGS
- the L(2)gl gene encoding LLGL domain-containing protein l(2)gl isoform X1, giving the protein MLKFIRGKGQQPTAERQKLQKDLFAFRKTVQHGFPNKPTALAWDPSLRLMIIGTASGAIKVFGRPGVEFYGQHTIESGENAVTKIVALPNEGRVVSLCDDNSLHLWEINESSVVETKALSLEGKLKKISAMCLESSGEHLLLGTEGGNIYLLNLKTFVMPDTIIYQEVVMQNVPDDYKKNPGAVEAIAEQPGHPDNILIGYNRGLMVLWNKATPGAQQLMGLFSRAQTFVSTQQLESVHWVSENRFISSHNDGSYAFWSPGSDSMLESTTLYGPFPCKAVTKILVYPTAEHGELFLFSGGMQRANYGDRHTITVMTKKKHVVFDFTSKVIDFFTVFPKQEDGKDTFDSPEAIVVLAEEEVVAIDLTNPEWKMMALPYLVSLHASAVTCSQHVPNVPEELWDIIVAAGKAQTEHLYSDKPWPIDGGIIISQKSANDKPKGKELLLTGHEDGTVRFWNASDVALTPLYKYNSSILFTGEHLDVLEQPPEDDEEEWPPFRKVGTFDPYSDDPRLAVKKVLLCPLSSTLVVAGTAGHVITATVSSEPVNKEIKAVTMNIVNDRDGFVWKGHDHLPARTTNISFAVGFQPQSLLQLYPPAAVTALAIHSEWGLLAAGTAHGLAVFDYTRAKAVSVKCTLNPNDLSGSGDTPISRRKSFKKSLRESFRRLRKGRSQRRTNASSPTRNTVPEKKKEPTSVASSPSGDLSPVELKPVERQVEARPVDDALGSMVRCLYFARSYIISMQNTTPTLWAGTNNGTVYVFTLAIPAGVRRTEEDVNCTLGKEIQLKHRAPVIAITILDGSSVPLPEPFEAEKGVSPGPDMASPHRVVIASEEQFKIFNLPSLKPYCKYKLTAHEGSRVRKTGFAKFTCPIEPAGTHEETCLLCLTNLGDCLVLSIPELRRQLNAAAIKREDINGISSLTFTKAGEALYLHSSSELQRISLSASKVTKAHCALNLPPNARSYPETVNNEQVQEKGVVEGTAETEAETQGNQTATPVQRMITENGVVGSTSGEESPKEPSLRPAASTNDVNGEDDRQDICSIGDITIDSVKDHLLNSSLFRNATSSEELHNRLAGLKMEVTSRTSEISTQNQSLVVKTTTVVSQTTNNTTANGEVETSQTNETQQMNSTTVEREIRSGTETTTTHATITLPPNVEISTADLANLEVTTTTVTTEKSKAPLARPEEVGS
- the L(2)gl gene encoding LLGL domain-containing protein l(2)gl isoform X4 translates to MLKFIRGKGQQPTAERQKLQKDLFAFRKTVQHGFPNKPTALAWDPSLRLMIIGTASGAIKVFGRPGVEFYGQHTIESGENAVTKIVALPNEGRVVSLCDDNSLHLWEINESSVVETKALSLEGKLKKISAMCLESSGEHLLLGTEGGNIYLLNLKTFVMPDTIIYQEVVMQNVPDDYKKNPGAVEAIAEQPGHPDNILIGYNRGLMVLWNKATPGAQQLMGLFSRAQTFVSTQQLESVHWVSENRFISSHNDGSYAFWSPGSDSMLESTTLYGPFPCKAVTKILVYPTAEHGELFLFSGGMQRANYGDRHTITVMTKKKHVVFDFTSKVIDFFTVFPKQEDGKDTFDSPEAIVVLAEEEVVAIDLTNPEWKMMALPYLVSLHASAVTCSQHVPNVPEELWDIIVAAGKAQTEHLYSDKPWPIDGGIIISQKSANDKPKGKELLLTGHEDGTVRFWNASDVALTPLYKYNSSILFTGEHLDVLEQPPEDDEEEWPPFRKVGTFDPYSDDPRLAVKKVLLCPLSSTLVVAGTAGHVITATVSSEPVNKEIKAVTMNIVNDRDGFVWKGHDHLPARTTNISFAVGFQPQSLLQLYPPAAVTALAIHSEWGLLAAGTAHGLAVFDYTRAKAVSVKCTLNPNDLSGSGDTPISRRKSFKKSLRESFRRLRKGRSQRRTNASSPTRNTVPEKKKEPTSVASSPSGDLSPVELKPVERQVEARPVDDALGSMVRCLYFARSYIISMQNTTPTLWAGTNNGTVYVFTLAIPAGVRRTEEDVNCTLGKEIQLKHRAPVIAITILDGSSVPLPEPFEAEKGVSPGPDMASPHRVVIASEEQFKIFNLPSLKPYCKYKLTAHEGSRVRKTGFAKFTCPIEPAGTHEETCLLCLTNLGDCLVLSIPELRRQLNAAAIKREDINGISSLTFTKAGEALYLHSSSELQRISLSASKVTKAHCALNLPPNARSYPETVNNEQVQEKGVVEGTAETEAETQGNQTATPVQRMITENGVVGSTSGEESPKEPSLRPAASTNDVNGEDDRQDICSIGDITIDSVKDHLLNSSLFRNATSSEELHNRLAGLKMEVTSRTSEISTQNQSLVVKTTTVVSQTTNNTTANGEVETSQTNETQQMNN